TTTTAGATGATGCTGAAGTTATAAAACTTGTTCAAAGAGGAATAAAACAAAGAGAAGAGGCAATTTCTCAATATAGAGCTGCTTCAAGAGATGATTTAGTTCAAAAAGAGCAAGAACAAGTTGATGTTTTTATGCTTTATCTTCCTAAACAATTAAGTGATGAAGAGCTTGAAAATGGAATGAAAGAGATAATAAGTGAAGTTGGAGCAACTAGCTTAAAAGATATGGGTAAAGTTATGGGAGTTGCTTCTAAAAAGTTTGCTGGTGTTGCCGATGGAAAAAGAATAAATGAGATGGTGAAAAAATTATTATCATAATGCTATTACCTAAAGTTTAAGAGGATTAATGGATAAATATGCAAACAAATATATAACATTTACAATAAATGATGATAATGGTATAAAACAGATAAAACTAAGAAAAAAGCCTTTCTTTTATACTTTATATACATTTATTGGACTATTTTTTATATTTGTAGCAGCATTTATTTTTATAAATCTTTCGTTAATTCAAATGGATAATGATAGATTAGATATTGAACTTGAATTAGTAGAGTTTAAAAGAATAAACGAAGAGCTAAATAATTTAGTCAGTCAAACTCAACTAGAACTTCATGAAAAAAATGAAGAGATAAGTGAAGCTACTGATTATTTCAATAAAATGGAAAACATCATAGGAATTCCAACTGAAAATGAACT
Above is a genomic segment from Aliarcobacter cryaerophilus containing:
- a CDS encoding GatB/YqeY domain-containing protein: MSLKEKLNEDLKQAMRDKEVVKRDSIRAINTMIKQVEVDERRVLDDAEVIKLVQRGIKQREEAISQYRAASRDDLVQKEQEQVDVFMLYLPKQLSDEELENGMKEIISEVGATSLKDMGKVMGVASKKFAGVADGKRINEMVKKLLS